The proteins below come from a single Lonchura striata isolate bLonStr1 chromosome 10, bLonStr1.mat, whole genome shotgun sequence genomic window:
- the FARSB gene encoding phenylalanine--tRNA ligase beta subunit, whose translation MPTVSVKRELLFQALGRSYTDEEFDELCFEFGLELDEITSEKDIISKEKGEEKAKGASDVVLYKIDVPANRYDLLCLEGLVRGLQVFKERINLPRFEKIIPAEGEGQRLIITEQTAQIRPHAVAAVLRNITFTKDRYDSFIDLQEKLHQNICRKRALVAIGTHDLDTITGPFTYTAKAPSEIKFKPLSQSQEYTASQIMDLYRTDSHLRHYLHLIENKPRYPVIYDSNGVVLSMPPIINGDHTKITLNTRNVFIECTGTDITKAKIVLDIIVTMFSEYCEKPFTVEAVEVVYPNGKTHIYPELAYRTEKVKPEYINKKVGISETPSSLAKLLTRMCLKSHVTGNGNHIEIEIPPTRADIIHACDIVEDAAIAYGYNNIQMVIPKTYTIANQLPLNKFTELLRVDLAAAGFTEALTFALCSQEDIADKLRTDISATKAVRIANPKTAEFQVARTTLLPGLLKTIAANRKMPLPLKLFEISDVVVKDPNTDVGARNYRHLCAIYYNKSPGFEIIHGLLDRVMQVLEVPPNEENGYTIKAAEGTAFFPGRCAEVFAKGQSIGKLGVVHPDVITKFELTMPCSVLEINIEPFV comes from the exons ATGCCGACCGTCAGCGTGAAGCGGGAGCTGCTGTTCCAGGCGCTGGGCAGGAGCTACA CGGATGAAGAATTTGATGAGCTTTGCTTTGAGTTTGGTTTGGAGCTTGATGAAATT ACATCTGAGAAGGATATTATAAGTAAAGAAAAGGGTGAAGAAAAGGCCAAGGGCGCATCTGATGTGGTTCTCTATAAAATTGATGTTCCTGCCAACCGCTATGATCTGCTTTGCCTGGAAGGGTTGGTCCGAGGACTGCAGGTCTTTAAGGAAAG GATAAATCTCCCTAGGTTTGAGAAGATAATACCAGCTGAGGGTGAAGGTCAGAGGCTGATTATCACTGAACAG ACTGCCCAGATCCGGCCTCACGCTGTAGCTGCCGTCCTCCGGAATATAACTTTTACCAAGGACCGGTATGACAGTTTCATCGACCTCCAAGAGAAACTGCACCAAAATATTTGCAG GAAAAGAGCATTAGTAGCAATAGGTACCCATGACTTGGACACCATCACTGGTCCATTTACTTATACAGCCAAAGCAccttctgaaattaaatttaagcCCTTGAGTCAGTCCCAGGAGTACACGGCCTCACAAATTATGGATCTGTATAGG ACTGACAGCCACCTTCGGCACTATTTGCACCTGATTGAAAACAAGCCACGTTATCCTGTCATTTATGACAGCAATGGGGTTGTTCTGTCCATGCCACCAATCATCAATG GAGATCATACAAAAATAACGCTAAATACCAGAAATGTGTTTATTGAATGTACAGGCACAGATATTACAAAG GCAAAAATTGTTCTTGATATTATAGTCACAATGTTCAGTGAATATTGTGAGAAGCCATTCAC TGTTGAAGCAGTAGAAGTGGTTTATCCCAATGGGAAGACCCACATCTATCCG GAGCTGGCCTATCGAACAGAGAAGGTGAAACCTGAATACATTAACAAGAAAGTAGGAATCAG tgaAACTCCATCAAGCCTGGCAAAGCTGCTGACTAGGATGTGTTTGAAGTCACACGTCACAGGGAATGGGAACCATATAGAGATTGAAATCCCTCCTACCAGAGCAGACATTATCCATGCCTGTGATATCGTAGAAGATGCAGCAATAGCTTATGGTTATAACAACATTCAGATGGTGATTCCGAAAACGTACACCATAGCTAATCAA cTCCCCCTCAATAAGTTCACAGAACTTCTGAGAGTGGACTTGGCAGCTGCTGGATTCACTGAAGCACTCACTTTTGCCCTG TGTTCTCAAGAAGATATTGCAGATAAACTTCGCACGGACATCTCTGCAACAAAGGCCGTGCGCATAGCAAACCCCAAGACAGCAGAATTTCAG GTGGCACGTACAACCCTCCTTCCTGGGCTGCTGAAAACTATTGCTGCCAACAGAAAGATGCCCTTGCCTCTCAAACTCTTTGAGATTTCTGATGTTGTAGTAAAAGATCCTAATACAG ATGTAGGGGCAAGAAACTACAGACATTTATGTGCTATTTATTACAACAAAAGCCCAGGCTTTGAGATCATCCATGGTTTACTGGACAGAGTCATGCAGGTCCTGGAAGTACCACCAAATGAAGAGAATGGCTACACCATCAAGGCAGCTGAAG